One Manihot esculenta cultivar AM560-2 chromosome 6, M.esculenta_v8, whole genome shotgun sequence DNA segment encodes these proteins:
- the LOC110616717 gene encoding diphthine methyltransferase homolog isoform X3, translating to MEVAHCYLDGNADAVEFCPHDLHRHVLAAATYTLQEGDRPSRSGSISLFDVDADDGRFDLFHRVETAGIFDIKWNPVGGAVDRPMLAQADADGCLRIHDLECSSDGEKGGVLREISGEKISSSMCLCLDWNPSATSISVGLSNGSVSIVSFSESQLDVSQEWKAHDFELWATSFDMHQPQLVYTGSDDCKFSCWDLRDSPPNMAFQNSKAHKMGVCCIAKCPSNPNTLVTGSYDEYLRLWDVRSISKPVNETSIHLGGGVWRVKHHPYIPGLVLAACMHNGFAIVKIEDDKGELIETYGKHGSLAYGADWQRRELAQEDKQKSNVVATCSFYDRLLRVWMPGNNKEHTLLG from the exons ATGGAAGTGGCGCACTGCTATCTTGACGGCAATGCAGATGCGGTAGAGTTTTGTCCGCATGACTTGCACCGCCACGTTTTAGCTGCCGCAACTTACACGCTGCAAGAGGGCGATCGGCCGAGCCGATCTGGAAGCATTTCGCTCTTCGATGTTGATGCTGATGACGGCCGCTTTGATTTGTTTCATCGCGTGGAAACGGCAGGGATCTTTGATATTAAGTGGAATCCCGTTGGAGGCGCGGTAGACAGGCCAATGCTTGCACAAGCCGATGCTGATGGGTGCTTGAGAATTCATGACTTAGAGTGCTCTTCAGATGGAGAAAAAG GGGGCGTTCTAAGAGAGATCAGTGGTGAGAAAATCAGCTCCTCTATGTGCCTTTGCTTGGATTGGAATCCATCAGCCACATCCATCTCGGTTGGACTTTCAAATGGTTCTGTCTCAATAGTCTCCTTCTCAGAGTCACAACTCGATGTAAGTCAAGAATGGAAAGCTCATGATTTTGAGCTATGGGCTACTTCCTTTGATATGCACCAACCACAATTGGTGTACACTGGCTCGGATGACTGCAaattcagttgttgggatttgCGGGATAGTCCTCCAAACATGGCATTTCAGAATTCGAAGGCTCATAAGATGGGTGTTTGCTGCATTGCAAAGTGTCCTAGTAATCCTAATACTTTAGTTACTGGTAGTTATGATGAGTATCTAAGACTTTGGGATGTAAGATCAATCTCAAAACCAGTAAACGAGACCTCAATTCATTTAGGTGGAGGAGTTTGGAGAGTCAAGCACCACCCATACATTCCAGGTCTGGTCTTGGCAGCTTGTATGCATAACGGGTTTGCAATTGTAAAGATTGAAGATGACAAAGGCGAACTAATTGAAACTTACGGAAAACATGGCTCACTTGCTTATGGGGCTGATTGGCAAAGGAGAGAATTGGCTCAAGAGGACAAGCAGAAGAGCAATGTGGTGGCTACTTGTTCCTTCTATGATCGGCTTCTGCGGGTATGGATGCCAGGAAACAATAAAG AGCACACTCTTTTGGGGTGA
- the LOC110616717 gene encoding diphthine methyltransferase homolog isoform X1 produces the protein MEVAHCYLDGNADAVEFCPHDLHRHVLAAATYTLQEGDRPSRSGSISLFDVDADDGRFDLFHRVETAGIFDIKWNPVGGAVDRPMLAQADADGCLRIHDLECSSDGEKGGVLREISGEKISSSMCLCLDWNPSATSISVGLSNGSVSIVSFSESQLDVSQEWKAHDFELWATSFDMHQPQLVYTGSDDCKFSCWDLRDSPPNMAFQNSKAHKMGVCCIAKCPSNPNTLVTGSYDEYLRLWDVRSISKPVNETSIHLGGGVWRVKHHPYIPGLVLAACMHNGFAIVKIEDDKGELIETYGKHGSLAYGADWQRRELAQEDKQKSNVVATCSFYDRLLRVWMPGNNKVAVGRLYSSAAQS, from the exons ATGGAAGTGGCGCACTGCTATCTTGACGGCAATGCAGATGCGGTAGAGTTTTGTCCGCATGACTTGCACCGCCACGTTTTAGCTGCCGCAACTTACACGCTGCAAGAGGGCGATCGGCCGAGCCGATCTGGAAGCATTTCGCTCTTCGATGTTGATGCTGATGACGGCCGCTTTGATTTGTTTCATCGCGTGGAAACGGCAGGGATCTTTGATATTAAGTGGAATCCCGTTGGAGGCGCGGTAGACAGGCCAATGCTTGCACAAGCCGATGCTGATGGGTGCTTGAGAATTCATGACTTAGAGTGCTCTTCAGATGGAGAAAAAG GGGGCGTTCTAAGAGAGATCAGTGGTGAGAAAATCAGCTCCTCTATGTGCCTTTGCTTGGATTGGAATCCATCAGCCACATCCATCTCGGTTGGACTTTCAAATGGTTCTGTCTCAATAGTCTCCTTCTCAGAGTCACAACTCGATGTAAGTCAAGAATGGAAAGCTCATGATTTTGAGCTATGGGCTACTTCCTTTGATATGCACCAACCACAATTGGTGTACACTGGCTCGGATGACTGCAaattcagttgttgggatttgCGGGATAGTCCTCCAAACATGGCATTTCAGAATTCGAAGGCTCATAAGATGGGTGTTTGCTGCATTGCAAAGTGTCCTAGTAATCCTAATACTTTAGTTACTGGTAGTTATGATGAGTATCTAAGACTTTGGGATGTAAGATCAATCTCAAAACCAGTAAACGAGACCTCAATTCATTTAGGTGGAGGAGTTTGGAGAGTCAAGCACCACCCATACATTCCAGGTCTGGTCTTGGCAGCTTGTATGCATAACGGGTTTGCAATTGTAAAGATTGAAGATGACAAAGGCGAACTAATTGAAACTTACGGAAAACATGGCTCACTTGCTTATGGGGCTGATTGGCAAAGGAGAGAATTGGCTCAAGAGGACAAGCAGAAGAGCAATGTGGTGGCTACTTGTTCCTTCTATGATCGGCTTCTGCGGGTATGGATGCCAGGAAACAATAAAG TTGCAGTCGGGAGGTTGTATAGCTCAGCTGCTCAAAGTTGA
- the LOC110616717 gene encoding diphthine methyltransferase homolog isoform X4: MEVAHCYLDGNADAVEFCPHDLHRHVLAAATYTLQEGDRPSRSGSISLFDVDADDGRFDLFHRVETAGIFDIKWNPVGGAVDRPMLAQADADGCLRIHDLECSSDGEKGGVLREISGEKISSSMCLCLDWNPSATSISVGLSNGSVSIVSFSESQLDVSQEWKAHDFELWATSFDMHQPQLVYTGSDDCKFSCWDLRDSPPNMAFQNSKAHKMGVCCIAKCPSNPNTLVTGSYDEYLRLWDVRSISKPVNETSIHLGGGVWRVKHHPYIPGLVLAACMHNGFAIVKIEDDKGELIETYGKHGSLAYGADWQRRELAQEDKQKSNVVATCSFYDRLLRVWMPGNNKGHC; encoded by the exons ATGGAAGTGGCGCACTGCTATCTTGACGGCAATGCAGATGCGGTAGAGTTTTGTCCGCATGACTTGCACCGCCACGTTTTAGCTGCCGCAACTTACACGCTGCAAGAGGGCGATCGGCCGAGCCGATCTGGAAGCATTTCGCTCTTCGATGTTGATGCTGATGACGGCCGCTTTGATTTGTTTCATCGCGTGGAAACGGCAGGGATCTTTGATATTAAGTGGAATCCCGTTGGAGGCGCGGTAGACAGGCCAATGCTTGCACAAGCCGATGCTGATGGGTGCTTGAGAATTCATGACTTAGAGTGCTCTTCAGATGGAGAAAAAG GGGGCGTTCTAAGAGAGATCAGTGGTGAGAAAATCAGCTCCTCTATGTGCCTTTGCTTGGATTGGAATCCATCAGCCACATCCATCTCGGTTGGACTTTCAAATGGTTCTGTCTCAATAGTCTCCTTCTCAGAGTCACAACTCGATGTAAGTCAAGAATGGAAAGCTCATGATTTTGAGCTATGGGCTACTTCCTTTGATATGCACCAACCACAATTGGTGTACACTGGCTCGGATGACTGCAaattcagttgttgggatttgCGGGATAGTCCTCCAAACATGGCATTTCAGAATTCGAAGGCTCATAAGATGGGTGTTTGCTGCATTGCAAAGTGTCCTAGTAATCCTAATACTTTAGTTACTGGTAGTTATGATGAGTATCTAAGACTTTGGGATGTAAGATCAATCTCAAAACCAGTAAACGAGACCTCAATTCATTTAGGTGGAGGAGTTTGGAGAGTCAAGCACCACCCATACATTCCAGGTCTGGTCTTGGCAGCTTGTATGCATAACGGGTTTGCAATTGTAAAGATTGAAGATGACAAAGGCGAACTAATTGAAACTTACGGAAAACATGGCTCACTTGCTTATGGGGCTGATTGGCAAAGGAGAGAATTGGCTCAAGAGGACAAGCAGAAGAGCAATGTGGTGGCTACTTGTTCCTTCTATGATCGGCTTCTGCGGGTATGGATGCCAGGAAACAATAAAG GGCATTGCTAA
- the LOC110616717 gene encoding diphthine methyltransferase homolog isoform X2 has product MEVAHCYLDGNADAVEFCPHDLHRHVLAAATYTLQEGDRPSRSGSISLFDVDADDGRFDLFHRVETAGIFDIKWNPVGGAVDRPMLAQADADGCLRIHDLECSSDGEKGGVLREISGEKISSSMCLCLDWNPSATSISVGLSNGSVSIVSFSESQLDVSQEWKAHDFELWATSFDMHQPQLVYTGSDDCKFSCWDLRDSPPNMAFQNSKAHKMGVCCIAKCPSNPNTLVTGSYDEYLRLWDVRSISKPVNETSIHLGGGVWRVKHHPYIPGLVLAACMHNGFAIVKIEDDKGELIETYGKHGSLAYGADWQRRELAQEDKQKSNVVATCSFYDRLLRVWMPGNNKVTLGSRHC; this is encoded by the exons ATGGAAGTGGCGCACTGCTATCTTGACGGCAATGCAGATGCGGTAGAGTTTTGTCCGCATGACTTGCACCGCCACGTTTTAGCTGCCGCAACTTACACGCTGCAAGAGGGCGATCGGCCGAGCCGATCTGGAAGCATTTCGCTCTTCGATGTTGATGCTGATGACGGCCGCTTTGATTTGTTTCATCGCGTGGAAACGGCAGGGATCTTTGATATTAAGTGGAATCCCGTTGGAGGCGCGGTAGACAGGCCAATGCTTGCACAAGCCGATGCTGATGGGTGCTTGAGAATTCATGACTTAGAGTGCTCTTCAGATGGAGAAAAAG GGGGCGTTCTAAGAGAGATCAGTGGTGAGAAAATCAGCTCCTCTATGTGCCTTTGCTTGGATTGGAATCCATCAGCCACATCCATCTCGGTTGGACTTTCAAATGGTTCTGTCTCAATAGTCTCCTTCTCAGAGTCACAACTCGATGTAAGTCAAGAATGGAAAGCTCATGATTTTGAGCTATGGGCTACTTCCTTTGATATGCACCAACCACAATTGGTGTACACTGGCTCGGATGACTGCAaattcagttgttgggatttgCGGGATAGTCCTCCAAACATGGCATTTCAGAATTCGAAGGCTCATAAGATGGGTGTTTGCTGCATTGCAAAGTGTCCTAGTAATCCTAATACTTTAGTTACTGGTAGTTATGATGAGTATCTAAGACTTTGGGATGTAAGATCAATCTCAAAACCAGTAAACGAGACCTCAATTCATTTAGGTGGAGGAGTTTGGAGAGTCAAGCACCACCCATACATTCCAGGTCTGGTCTTGGCAGCTTGTATGCATAACGGGTTTGCAATTGTAAAGATTGAAGATGACAAAGGCGAACTAATTGAAACTTACGGAAAACATGGCTCACTTGCTTATGGGGCTGATTGGCAAAGGAGAGAATTGGCTCAAGAGGACAAGCAGAAGAGCAATGTGGTGGCTACTTGTTCCTTCTATGATCGGCTTCTGCGGGTATGGATGCCAGGAAACAATAAAG TCACCCTAGGCAGTAGGCATTGCTAA
- the LOC110616717 gene encoding diphthine methyltransferase homolog isoform X5: MEVAHCYLDGNADAVEFCPHDLHRHVLAAATYTLQEGDRPSRSGSISLFDVDADDGRFDLFHRVETAGIFDIKWNPVGGAVDRPMLAQADADGCLRIHDLECSSDGEKGGVLREISGEKISSSMCLCLDWNPSATSISVGLSNGSVSIVSFSESQLDVSQEWKAHDFELWATSFDMHQPQLVYTGSDDCKFSCWDLRDSPPNMAFQNSKAHKMGVCCIAKCPSNPNTLVTGSYDEYLRLWDVRSISKPVNETSIHLGGGVWRVKHHPYIPGLVLAACMHNGFAIVKIEDDKGELIETYGKHGSLAYGADWQRRELAQEDKQKSNVVATCSFYDRLLRVWMPGNNKV; encoded by the exons ATGGAAGTGGCGCACTGCTATCTTGACGGCAATGCAGATGCGGTAGAGTTTTGTCCGCATGACTTGCACCGCCACGTTTTAGCTGCCGCAACTTACACGCTGCAAGAGGGCGATCGGCCGAGCCGATCTGGAAGCATTTCGCTCTTCGATGTTGATGCTGATGACGGCCGCTTTGATTTGTTTCATCGCGTGGAAACGGCAGGGATCTTTGATATTAAGTGGAATCCCGTTGGAGGCGCGGTAGACAGGCCAATGCTTGCACAAGCCGATGCTGATGGGTGCTTGAGAATTCATGACTTAGAGTGCTCTTCAGATGGAGAAAAAG GGGGCGTTCTAAGAGAGATCAGTGGTGAGAAAATCAGCTCCTCTATGTGCCTTTGCTTGGATTGGAATCCATCAGCCACATCCATCTCGGTTGGACTTTCAAATGGTTCTGTCTCAATAGTCTCCTTCTCAGAGTCACAACTCGATGTAAGTCAAGAATGGAAAGCTCATGATTTTGAGCTATGGGCTACTTCCTTTGATATGCACCAACCACAATTGGTGTACACTGGCTCGGATGACTGCAaattcagttgttgggatttgCGGGATAGTCCTCCAAACATGGCATTTCAGAATTCGAAGGCTCATAAGATGGGTGTTTGCTGCATTGCAAAGTGTCCTAGTAATCCTAATACTTTAGTTACTGGTAGTTATGATGAGTATCTAAGACTTTGGGATGTAAGATCAATCTCAAAACCAGTAAACGAGACCTCAATTCATTTAGGTGGAGGAGTTTGGAGAGTCAAGCACCACCCATACATTCCAGGTCTGGTCTTGGCAGCTTGTATGCATAACGGGTTTGCAATTGTAAAGATTGAAGATGACAAAGGCGAACTAATTGAAACTTACGGAAAACATGGCTCACTTGCTTATGGGGCTGATTGGCAAAGGAGAGAATTGGCTCAAGAGGACAAGCAGAAGAGCAATGTGGTGGCTACTTGTTCCTTCTATGATCGGCTTCTGCGGGTATGGATGCCAGGAAACAATAAAG TTTAA
- the LOC110616681 gene encoding homeobox protein knotted-1-like 6, with protein MDELYPFNSSPSDYPMQVVLPENIIPPPPDYHVFQSPGSSSFPAVGSDHLFSGSSVSDTASMVAEMQRGGGAGGGSSGVGSEEEVSSTIRAKIASHPLYPKLLQAYIDCQKVGAPPEMVYLLDEIRQESNLPNRSTVVPSCLGADPELDEFMETYCDILVKYKSDLSRPFNEATTFLNDVEAQLNTLCNNSSRLTHVSDEAVGSSDEDASGGEVEMQDCVRANEDRELKDKLLRKYSGYISTLKQEFSKKKKKGKLPKEARQILLNWWNIHYKWPYPTEADKVALADATGLDQKQINNWFINQRKRHWKPSENMQFAVVESIYGPFFMND; from the exons ATGGATGAGCTGTACCCTTTCAACTCCTCTCCTAGTGATTACCCTATGCAGGTGGTGTTGCCGGAGAATATCATTCCTCCTCCGCCTGATTACCATGTCTTTCAGTCTCCTGGGTCATCGTCTTTTCCTGCGGTGGGATCGGATCATTTGTTTTCTGGTTCTTCTGTGTCTGACACTGCTTCCATGGTGGCTGAGATGCAGAGAGGTGGTGGTGCTGGTGGTGGCAGTAGTGGGGTTGGTTCAGAAGAGGAGGTTTCTAGTACAATTAGGGCTAAAATTGCTTCTCACCCGCTTTACCCGAAACTGCTTCAAGCTTATATTGATTGCCAGAAG GTCGGAGCACCGCCGGAGATGGTCTATCTCTTAGACGAAATCCGTCAAGAAAGTAACCTTCCGAATAGGTCAACCGTTGTTCCTTCTTGCTTGGGTGCAGATCCCGAGCTCGACGAGTTCATG GAAACTTATTGCGATATTTTGGTGAAGTATAAATCGGATCTCTCAAGGCCCTTCAATGAAGCCACCACATTTTTGAACGATGTTGAAGCACAGTTAAATACTCTCTGCAACAATTCTTCCAGATTAACCCATGTTTCTG ACGAAGCCGTGGGTTCTTCGGATGAGGATGCGAGCGGAGGAGAGGTAGAGATGCAAGACTGTGTGCGTGCTAATGAAGATCGAGAACTCAAAGACAAACTGTTACGTAAATACAGTGGCTACATAAGTACCCTAAAGCAAGAGttttcaaagaagaagaaaaagggaaaGCTACCAAAGGAAGCGAGGCAAATCCTCCTTAACTGGTGGAATATTCATTACAAATGGCCGTACCCGACG GAAGCGGATAAGGTAGCTCTTGCAGATGCAACTGGGCTAGATCAGAAGCAAATTAATAACTGGTTTATAAATCAAAGGAAGAGGCATTGGAAGCCATCGGAGAACATGCAGTTTGCTGTTGTGGAGAGTATATACGGGCCATTTTTCATGAATGACTGA